Genomic segment of Ficedula albicollis isolate OC2 chromosome 3, FicAlb1.5, whole genome shotgun sequence:
ATGTCATAAAGGCATTGCTTCGCTCTCTCCCTGACCCCAAACGGGCATTGCGCCCGTTATTTGGGGAGGTTGAGGTGGAGAGAGCCTGGCCCTGTTCAGCCAGCCCTGCGCTGGAAGAGACGCAGATTCCTTCCACCCAAGGGAAGAGAAACTCTTTCCCGACTcgcttttcctttctcatctgAAAAGAGCCACTCCAAAACCCTCTCTCCTGCACAGTCTTGAGGAAGCAAACCAAAGAGGCAAACAGATTCCCGCGGCTCCGTGAGCTGCACCACGGTGGTTTATCGGAGGAGAAACAGTCGTGTTTCCCTGTCCCGCGGCTTCCCTTGCATTTAGGGCAGCTCCAACATTATGGCAAATCCCGCGCTGATGGGCGCAGGCGCTTTTCGGGGCTGAAAGCGAACTGCGGGGCCCACACCGTGCCCCGATAAGCCGTGACACCCCCTCGTTTCCTCCCTGGCAAGGTCTAAAACGCAGAAAATCAATTTACAAGGCCCTTCCAGATAATTTCTTCCCCGGTCCCACTTGTCTGTCCCAAGAGGGGTCGGTCAGGGACAGCGCCCTGGGCATCCAGGAATGCATCAGAACTTTGTGCGCGCCCCCCTCGGAGATCACTCTGCCTGCCGTGCCTCTGACGGAGCCTCTGCCCTCTCGGTTCCACATTTTTTACCGATTCACCCGTTCCTTTTTCGTCCGGCAAGACATCTCTTGACCTGCTGTACGCCCCAGCTCCTTCTTCCCAGGAATTCTGGTGGGGGAATTCTGTGGGtgctctttcccttccctcgGGGCTTTGCCCTAGCTAACAAGGGTGGCCCGGAGGAGAGTGTCGTCCCCGGAAACCCCCCCGGAGGCGAAGGATTTCTCGCCTGAAGAAGCAACAGGCAGAGGCCAGACGTGCACCCTCCTCCACATCGCTGGAGGACACTGGCATTTTCCCGGTCTTTCGCTTTATTCATCtatctccccttcctttctaGCGATGTCCCAGGCTCAGTGCCCATCGGGCGAGCttgtggggcagagggagggcgGTTCGGTTTTTCTGCCCTTGCCCTGCCTCCGTGAGCAGGATCCCGCTCCCCGTGGATTTCTGTGCCGAGGCAAATAACTTGCTCCCCAGATTCGGGAAGCACGGGGGCTGCTCGCTGCCGCTCCAAATAGAGTTTTCACTCTAATCGGTGCTGCTTGgccagggaggaaggggaagcaggCTGCCTCCGAAGCGGTCCCCATCCTCCCTCGTGGCCCGGGAAGAGCAGAGCACGGAGTAGCGCGGCGCTTTATGTTTTTCCGAGAGCGAAGCTGACTCTGAACCCGAGCGCAGCCGTCGGATCCCGGCCTGGAGCCCCGGGGAGTCCCGGTGCAGCcgccccagcagcacccaccgGGAGAGGGGGAGAATCCGCCCCGTGTCCCCCTCACCGCGGTGCTCACCCCGTCCCCACCCCGCCATCGGCCTCTCCGCCGCGCACGGCGCCTGTGTGACGTCACAGCCGCGCTGTGACGTCACGGGGGCTTGCGGAGAGGTGCGCGGCAAACCGGAGCGACAGCAAAGCGCAGCGAAGCACAGCAAAGCGAAGCAAAACAAATCCCACACGTGGTGTCCCCCCTGCGCCCCAAAACTGCCGCGCCGGCTCTCGGCAGAGGCGCTGGGAGCCGCGGGCGGTCAGGCGGCTCAGCCCCGCCCGGCACCAAAAATCGCCGCGCACGGCACAGGCACACGCGGGGCTACGAGTGTCACTGGTTACTTTCTCATCGGGGACACGACTTTGCGTCATCAAATCCAGTCTTTGTCACTGCCTCcactggggaaaaggaaaaagatcggaagccccccccccccccccccccccccccccccccccccccccccccccccccccccccccccccccccccccccccccccccccccccccccccccccccccccccccccccccccccccccccccccccccccccccccccccccccccccccccccccccccccccccccccccccccccccccccccccccccccccccccccccccccccccccccccccccccccccccccccccccccccccccccccccccccccccccccccccccccccccccccccccccccccccccccccccccccccccccccccccccccccccccccccccccccccccccccccccccccccccccccccccccccccccccccccccccccccccccccccccccccccccccccccccccccccccccccccccccccccccccccccccccccccccccccccccccccccccccccccccccccccccccccccccccccccccccccccccccccccccccccccccccccccccccccccccccccccccccccccccccccccccccccccccccccccccccccccccccccccccccccccccccccccccccccccccccccccccccccccccccccccccccccccccccccccccccccccccccccccccccccccccccccccccccccccccccccccccccccccccccccccccccccccccccccccccccccccccccccccccccccccccccccccccccccccccccccccccccccccccccccccccccccccccccccccccccccccccccccccccccccccccccccccccccccccccccccccccccccccccccccccccccccccccccccccccccccccccccccccccccccccccccccccccccccccccccccccccccccccccccccccccccccccccccccccccccccccccccccccccccccccccccccccccccccccccccccccccccccccccccccccccccccccccccccccccccccccccccccccccccccccccccccccccccccccccccccccccccccccccccccccccccccccccccccccccccccccccccccccccccccccccccccccccccccccccccccccccccccccccccccccccccccccccccccccccccccccccccccccccccccccccccccccccccccccccccccccccccccccccccccccccccccccccccccccccccccccccccccccccccccccccccccccccccccccccccccccccccccccccccccccccccccccccccccccccccccccccccccccccccccccccccccccccccccctagacGGGCGGCACGGCCCCATCCCGCACCCCGCACCGCGTCCCGCACCCCGCACCTCATCCCGCATCGCACCCGGCCCTGCCCCTTCCACCGGCACCGGCAACGCGGGCAGAGAAAGAGGCGCCGTCCTCTCCTCCCGCTGCCCACATTCCTTACACCACTGAAgggctttcttttgttttttcctccttctacTTTGTGTATTTAAATGCCGCGCACACCCCACCCcgtgtttgtttatttgtatgtttggatgggttttttcctctctccttctaCTTCTTCTTCCAGGAAACCAAATTTTGCTCAAGAAACCACAGCGTTATACAATTCTGCGCGCTGCGGGCCCTCAATAGTGGAATCATTACAGAGTGGCGTTTAATGATTCCGTTTGAAGAAGTGTTTTCACTTCCTCAGAACGAGGGATTTCACAACGCGAGGAAAgatttagaacaaaaaaaaattaaaaacaaaaaggaaaaaaaaaaaagggacattAAGAATACTGTTTTCGCTTCTACTTCCTTTGCCCTAAACTGCCTCCTACAGCAAATTGCACTCCAGTAAAGCGCACACTGATGGTCTGCCCTGGCCCCGCTCATCTCTCTGCCCGGCCTGCTCCTCGGTGGCCAAAATGCAGGCGAAAACTCTGCACTGGGCCGCGGTATGCCGCGGAACCTGGGCTCAAGAGATGCTCGGGGGGAGGCGCAGCTCCTCAGACAGCCCCGCTTATGATAAAGGAAGGGAAAACCCTTTGAAACCTCACTGCCCTCTGGTATCCACCTAAACTGGATGTAAGGTTTGAAATAAAACCGAAGCCGTTCTTACTTGAGCATCTGTCAGCCCCAGCATCGCCGCCAGTTGCTTCCTGTCCGGTTTGGTGACATACTTCTGGATTTCGAACCGTTTTTCTAAACCTTTCCTCTGCAGGTTGGAAAAAACCGCCCTGGACCAGGATCGTTTCCTCTTGTACGTCTGGGGCAGCGTGTCCTTGGTTAGAACGGCGTACGGacctggggaggggaagagaaaagcGGGGGAAGAGAGGGGGAGACGGCGTTGTTAATATCGCAGCCTGAAAGGGAGTCTGAAATCGATCCGAATAAGAATTGGAGTGCGATATGCAGGGAGGGCCCGGGCCAGCGTGGCCCTGCCTTCCCCATGGGTACGTGTCCTGTCAGCTTGTGCTGCCTCGGGCGCGGGTGGAGATGTCTGGAACCCaaatttcttcctctccccccTCCCCGCTTCTTCCCCAGGTTATTACTCCTGTACTCGATGGGACGGTCCTCTGGATCAGGCCCTAGCCGGCTTTTCCTCCCCCCAAGCAGCCCGGCTTTCGCCCAAAATCTGAACCTCGCTACACACACCCCGGCCTTGCAAAATTGCCTGGCGAGTCCCTCCGGGAGGAAGGGGGCTGCTCCAGGACGGAGGGCCCTGCGCCACGGGAGGGTCGAGGAGGGACGAGATGTACCTGGAAAAGTGTCTTGAAACTGGTGCTGCACTGAGCTCCTTGGGTTTGTGTTTAAGGGACCCAGGATAGCAGAGGCCTCGTTAATGGGGTCTAGAGACGCGAAGAACTGGCCGGTGGAAGGCTGCAAGTTGGGGAGATGAACCCCAGTTTGGCGGCTGGTAGTTAATAAGGAGGTCAGATCTGCGAGCACAGGAACAAGGAGAGCTCTGTTATACCGCGGTCGGGACCGACAACCCGGCATGATTCGGAGCGGGTGCCCGGTCGGAGGATCGGGGGGCCACCGAGCAGCCGTCTCCCACCCCCGGGGGCTCTCGAGGCGGCAGTCAGACATCCTCCGGCATATTTACTCCCTTGGTCAGGATGTTTACAGGCCGCGAGGGGAGATGGATTGCAGCGAAAGCCTTTCAAAcgggctgtgccctgggaggcAGAAATCCCCGGCCGCTCCGGGAAGCGCGGAGGGCTCCGCTCGCTATTTTCACGCTATCGCTATTTTCCCAGGGGCGCAAGCCCTGCGCCGTGCGaagggccagggcagggaggggggagggTGGCTCAGTGAAAGCTGTTAGAGACTCcgatttataattatttttttttttaatactttctcGGCTAGATTGAGAAGTTTTCAAATCGCGGGTGTAGTCGCTTATCACAGCACAAGTAACAGAGAGCGCTAGCAGCGAAAGCGGACAAGCCAATTTCTCTACCTCTCAGCGTGTTGCCTTCCTTGACTTTGGGGTCAAACTCCGCCGATAAAATGCGGTCGATGCCGAATTTCAGGTCCTTGCTggcgggcgccccccccccccccccccccccccccccccccccccccccccccccccccccccccccccccccccccccccccccccccccccccccccccccccccccccccccccccccccccccccccccccccccccccccccccccccccccccccccccccccccccccccccccccccccccccccccccccccccccccccccccccccccccccccccccccccccccccccccccccccccccccccccccccccccccccccccccccccccccccccccccccccccccccccccccccccccccccccccccccccccccccccccccccccccccccccccccccccccccccccccccccccccccccccccccccccccccccccccccccccccccccccccccccccccccccccccccccccccccccccccccccccccccccccccccccccccccccccccccccccccccccccccccccccccccccccccccccccccccccccccccccccccccccccccccccccccccccccccccccccccccccccccccccccccccccccccccccccccccccccccccgaggaaGGGACGCGCCGCTCCGCAGCTCAGCTCCCGGGTGCGCTCCGCGGAGCTTCCTGCGGCCCCGGGCGCATGGGGAGGGATGGCGGGGCGAGAGGCGGCTGGTGGAGCACTTCCCGGAGGGGCGAGGAGGGAGAGCCAACCACCAAAAAATgacgaaaaaaaaaaagaggaaaaaaaatagccccgaaaattaaaaaaagtccTCAGAACCCACGGCCAGGCGAAGAAAGCGAGCGAGCGGGCGAGGAGCGGAGCGGcgcaaacaaaacaaacccaaaaccaaaccccctTTCCTCGcactgggggaagaaaaaaatatccaccCCTCCCCAAAACTTTCTCCGGCAGCGAGCAGCCCTCGCTCCCTCCCCACGCCCAATCCGCGATGCGCGGGGCCGGGCAGCACCGCCCGCCGACACGCCCACGCTGGGCCGGCACCGCGCCCAGAGAAACTGCGCGGCCCCGGCCCGCGATTTGCCCCACAAAGTACACCCCAGCACACACCTAGCCCCCACTTAAATTGTGCCCTCGACTTCGAACAACCACTGCCCCCCtacccccccgcccccccccccccccccccccccccccccccccccccccccccccccccccccccccccccccccccccccccccccccccccccccccccccccccccccccccccccccccccccccccccccccccccccccccccccccccccccccccccccccccccccccccccccccccccccccccccccccccccccccccccccccccccccccccccccccccccccccccccccccccccccccccccccccccccccccccccccccccccccccccccccccccccccccccccccccccccccccccccccccccccccccccccccccccccccccccccccccccccccccccccccccccccccccccccccccccccccccccccccccccccccccccccccccccccccccccccccccccccccccccccccgtccaGCGGGAAGCAGCCGCCGGCCGCCGGCCCCGATGCGGAGCAATACGCCGCTGACCACAAGCTGAAGTTGGAGGCGTAGAAAGGAGCCAGCCCGGCCGTGTACATCCTGCCCGAGGAAGGGACGCGCCGCTCCGCAGCTCAGCTCCCGGGTGCGCTCCGCGGAGCTTCCTGCGGCCCCGGGCGCATGGGGAGGGATGGCGGGGCGAGAGGCGGCTGGTGGAGCACTTCCCGGAGGGGCGAGGAGGGAGAGCCAACCACCAAAAAATgacgaaaaaaaaaaagagagaaaaaaatagccccgaaaattaaaaaaagtccTCAGAACCCACGGCCAGGCGAAGAAAGCGAGCGAGCGGGCGAGGAGCGGAGCGGcgcaaacaaaacaaacccaaaaccaaaccccctTTCCTCGcactgggggaagaaaaaaatatccaccCCTCCCCAAAACTTTCTCCGGCAGCGAGCAGCCCTCGCTCCCTCCCCACGCCCAATCCGCGATGCGCGGGGCCGGGCAGCACCGCCCGCCGACACGCCCACGCTGGGCCGGCACCGCGCCCAGAGAAACTGCGCGGCCCCGGCCCGCGATTTGCCCCACAAAGTACACCCCAGCACACACCTAGCCCCCACTTAAATTGTGCCCTCGACTTCGAACAACCACTGCCCCCCTACCCCCCCGcccccccaaacaaaaactACGGCTCAAAGTCGCCGCCCTTGCTGCCGCCGCGATTTCCAAACGTTTGAAAGAAACGCGCAGGGAAATTCTTGGCCATTGGAAGCAGGTCTGTCCTCTTGGAAACGATTcttaagaaaatgtatttccttcCCGGATAAATGAGCCTGGGATAGTCTGGAAGAGGAGTCCATGCTGATGCACGCAAATACTCATATGTGTTTATGAATGCTCCCAGGTATTCTGGGCCCAGGACACGCTGGATCCCGCATTAGCAGCGGTTAATTACCTAGTATTATTTCGACGACAATGTAATTTTGCGATAGATTTTTGTCAGGTTCTCAATCCCTGTGGCTGCATCTGCTTGCACACCGAATGCACCTTAAAAACTACTTTATAATTTCTCTAACCTTTGGCGACAAAACTATCCTCATTTTTTCCAGTACACTAGAATGATATGCTACATTCACCACAATAATTTAGGAACAAATTTATGAAAGCGTCTTTGGCGCTTTTCCCCCCCTCCGCTCTAATATCACATTTGTCCTGACCTGACTCTGAAAATCAACTACTTCTTTAAATTTAGTTTTCGTACAAGTAAAGCAGTCGCTATCTTTTTGAGCAGCCTGCCGTGGCGGACGATTGCAagtttgctttgattttgtttcaaaactatCATATTATATTTTCCCAAAGCGTTTCCCGAATTCTGACGGTTTTCGGGGAACTGCCAGAAAGGCgaactatttttctttcaccagGTATGAAGATGTAGCTTCTGTGGGAATATTGAAACCACCTGCGAGCGAGAGAGAACGCGTTCCTTAGCCATAACCGTGTGCTACAACGGATGCAGGTGAGGCTGGTTCCCCAGGAAAAGCCAGGCACgtctttgctttggtttggtcCTTATTAACGAGGCAAAACCGAAAAATGAAGACGGGCTGGCTTTGCCAAGATGTGTCCGAAACCCGAAGGcggggaaagaaaatgttgattATGTCTCAACTTTTCCTGCCTCGACATCGGAAAGCCCCTTTTCCTTGCATCTCTCCCCCgttctccctcctgccagctgaCCCCATCGCCGTCCTCTTGCTCTCAAACCGGATCGAACGACTCCGGTTCCACTCGCCTTCCCACCGCCGGGCAGAGCCACGCCGCCAGCCCGCCCGAGGGACGGGCAACGAAATGTGTGCCCTGGGCGCTGCATGCCGGCCGCAAACCGCCTCGTTAAATCATTGCTGCAATTACCACCGCCACCCCGGAGAGCTGGACCAGCCCGGGGCTGCTCACatggcaaaaaaaccaaaaaaacaaaacaaacaaaaaaaaaacccaacaaaacaaacaaacaaacacggtggttttttggttttttgttgttggttttggtctttttctctttcaggggCTGATTTCAAAACTCCTCTCCTCGCTGCCGTGCAGGGCCCGAGGACgagcagccctggagggacGGGCCCGTTTGCGGCCGCGCCGGGCGGACCCGACCCGGGCACTGCTGCCTCGGTGCCGCCGTGGCCGGGACCCCGCTGTCATCCCGCGGGCACTAAAATAACccaaaaggaaacacagaacGCCTCGCACCAAAGCCCTTCACCCTCGGGCTGGGCCTCGGGAGGGCGAGGGAGCCGGGGAGTTCGGGCCGCCGGGCAGGTGCTTTCCCGGGGCTCGGTGCGCTGCGCCCCGCGCGTCCTCCGCGGAAACCAGGAGCACCTGCCTCAGCCCCCGGCCTCTCCCTCCTCTGGGGACAGGAGTGTCCTTTCTCCCCAAGGGCCTCCGAAGGTCTCCCTGCCTGCTCGGGGACGCGCAGGGCTGCGCGGCCGCGCTGCCGGGGGAGGCGGCGGCCCCTCCTCCCCGCGCAAGGAAGGAGAAGGCTGCAGGAAACCCGGGGCTCGCTGCAGTCCAGGTCATCTCCTGTTTTTTGAGAGGTTCCAACTCGGACTAAATGAGCGGATGTGCCTGCGAGATTTGTCCCAAAATAGAAGCGGCTTTAGTATTTTAGGATACAGCAGAAATCCTTATTTCTTCCGGAGAAAAACTTCATAATGAGCGCGAGCACTTCCCTTTTCAATATTTGTGCAACTTTATCTCGACCAGCAAGTTGCTTTGGTGACGCAAATCCGCCCTTGTGTATTGcaactacaaaaataaatgcaaggaaATCAATTCCCTTCTAGcaatgaaaacataaatataCAGCTGCGACTTTCCCCTTTAATCTTGCTTTCCGAGGGACTCGAGAAGGAGGCGAATGAACTGTGCGGCAGAAGcgatgctgctgcttctgctttttttttttttttaggaatggagtcccccccccccccccccccccccccctgtttttttttttttttttttttttttttttttaggaatggAGTCTcgaaggacttttttttttcttcctcgAGGCAGGCaaaagaggtggaaaaaaattattcgAGCTCTTACGAGGGGAAAATAGAAAGACTGAGCCAGACGCTCTGCAGCTCCCCCGTCGCTACTCGAGGGCACGGGACCGGGAGCATCCCGGAAAGGGCCGGGAGCTGCCAGCGGGGAAGGACGGACAGCCCCTTCGGCTCAATGCCTGTCCCGTCCACCTCCCCGGCGAGCTGCGAGCAGGTCGATCCCACGGATTCCGCCGGGATTCTGGCAGCCCGAGCCCCCGGACACCTCTCCCAAGCCCCGCAGGATGCCCGAGCCCATTGGGGGTTCGGGGCTCCCCGTCACAGCGGGGGGATGGGGAGCTAGGTTTGCCCCTCCGAGCCGgcccaggatgctccagccctccttCTTCGCCCGCAGCCTGCGCCTTGCCCGTTGGATTTTAGGCTTCTGAAAGAGCTCTGATTATTCCTATATTAGTATCTAGAAACGTACATGTGAGAGTTGTGCAAAAATTTTTAACAAGTTAACATACTACTACATCTCTCTGGAAGAAtacttgtaaaaataaatatttaattctcaCGGGCAGCCCTCCAGGAAGAAAGTTCGCTCGGGCGGCGTTAGCGGGACCTCTGCACCCCTGCCCGGGCGTCCCGcggagcgccccccccccccccccccccccccccccccccccccccccccccccccccccccccccccccccccccccccccccccccccccccccccccccccccccccccccccccccccccccccccccccccccccccccccccccccccccccccccccccccccccccccccccccccccgccccgcccgcGCTGCGCAGCGCCGCGCACCCCCCGAAGCCCGTGCTCTGTCGCCACCTGCCGAGTCCCTGggcttccccaccctcccaaaACCTCCCACTTCCAAAAAACCCTCGGGCGAGCATATCTGGGGAGCCGCTCCCGCAGGGGCGCGGTGCGGAAGCCGCGGGtgccgggcccccccccccccccccccccccccccccccccccccccccccccccccccccccccccccccccccccggtgcgGGAGCCGCGGGTGCCGGGGGGTCCGCCCGCGCTTCTCCCGCACCGCCGCGGGATGCGGGGAGCGCCGCAGCCCCCTGACCGCGGGCCGAGACCCCGGCCCGGATCCACcgctggggctggaggggcttCCCCTAGCCGAGCACAGCTCGTTATCTGAAAGGCTCAACAGCAGCGCAGGCAGGAACCAGAACTGCCCAGAACCGCAAGCGAACCCAGTGACTAAGCTGGTCGACCCCTTGGCGTTTCCTTTCCATTGTTTCACGCGTTATTTAGTAGAATACCTGTGTCAGTAAGTCACGACTAGTGTTATGTCATCTGCTGAGCAGCCGTGGAAGGCGTCGGAAAGCAGGCGGGATCTGGGTTTCcgtgcagcagggcaggatttcAAGCCTCCTGCGGGTGTATTTTAACTGCTGTTTGAATTCGGGCCGGAGTGTGGTTTTGGAGGGAAGCGCCTGATCCTTCTCACCTGCAGCTTTCTAACAAGGAGAGGTGTTGGGGTGCACACCCAAGAATCCTAGATGGGAATTGAGTCCACAGGGCATGCTAAAATTGCTCTGAAACAAAATTCCTCTGAAATGTCTGCATTATAGTCGTCTGAAAACTCCATGGGGTTTTCTGCATGCGAGCAGTCCTGAGAACTGTCCATATGTTCCAGCAGAGTCCCATTGAACGGGTCCATATGTGAGAGCGGATCAAAGCCTGAAGCTctcagctccagggacagcacacCAGCCACTGAGCTGGAGACTTGTTCTCACACTTGCACGTTTGCATGCTTGCCTCCAACGTGGCTTTCTCTCAactgctgaagctgctgttcTCTGAGGAAACACATTAGAGCATGGGAAGCTGAGGGGTTTCACGGGGAGAGAATTTTCATAGTCTCCCAAATACTTTGTAGTCCCTCAATTCCCTTCAGACAGAGAGGGGATGTGAAAACACTGATTCACCTCTGCTCTTGAGTGCCTGGCTCAAAGATCAGGGATGTGGGAGGACACTGCATCTTTCCACAGCCATGcatacaaaacaaagaaataatatttcctttatttttctttttttctttgtgtgtgtgtgtgtgtgtgtgtgtgtgtatgtgtgaaaAGCTGCAAATTTTTCAATCTTACAGAAGGGCCAGGGTAAGAAATATCAGGTGGAGAGAAGTGCCTCCTCACAGCCCCCAGGAAATAAGGCTGCATTCTGAGGACTAGCAGGATCAGAACGTCCCTTCCCTGGGGTTTCCTATGGGTTGGAGCTGGTAGGTTCTCACTGTGCTGGCTTTTGTGAATCCCATTTTTAGGCACCtgatgct
This window contains:
- the HLX gene encoding H2.0-like homeobox protein, which gives rise to MYTAGLAPFYASNFSLWSAAYCSASGPAAGGCFPLDGGAPASKDLKFGIDRILSAEFDPKVKEGNTLRDLTSLLTTSRQTGVHLPNLQPSTGQFFASLDPINEASAILGPLNTNPRSSVQHQFQDTFPGPYAVLTKDTLPQTYKRKRSWSRAVFSNLQRKGLEKRFEIQKYVTKPDRKQLAAMLGLTDAQVRTASVLFQTLHPV